One Gemmatimonadales bacterium DNA segment encodes these proteins:
- a CDS encoding multicopper oxidase family protein encodes MNRRMFVSACGAAALSSRRGAVPGDLSWMLRAPDHTLRIAPLELELAPGKRVRTTAYNGSVPGPLLRLREGVPVTIAVTNDSAQEEFVHWHGLKIPPVADGALQEGSLPIPPHGGTLQYEFTPKPAGFRWYHSHAFAGRDLSRSTYSGQFGFLYIDPSNDPGAFDQEHFLALHDWAPYLTGGDDGFESVAYRYSSINDKLLGHGEPLRVREGERVLLHLLNASATDSHWIALAGHQLTVVAMDGNPVPTQQTLDVVRIDPGERIDAVVAMTNPGVWILGEATEEVRSAGMGIVVEYAGRTGAPKWLPAANKVRWSYTLFGSTTPAELAAATPVPLVFQSVFHGHGAFEGWSINGKSFPRTDTIRLTRGERYRLMFDNRCAEDHPLHLHRHTMELVSADGKRTSGLLKDVIVVPAYSKVEADVVADDPGKALFHCHLQDHMDSGFMTLFDYA; translated from the coding sequence GTGAATCGCCGGATGTTTGTCTCCGCGTGTGGCGCGGCGGCGCTCTCGTCTCGCCGCGGCGCGGTTCCGGGCGATCTGTCGTGGATGCTGCGAGCCCCCGATCATACCCTCCGTATTGCACCGCTCGAGCTCGAGCTCGCTCCGGGAAAGCGGGTCCGCACCACCGCCTACAACGGATCGGTGCCGGGACCGCTGCTGCGGCTGCGCGAAGGGGTCCCCGTCACGATCGCGGTGACCAATGACAGCGCGCAGGAAGAGTTCGTGCATTGGCATGGGCTGAAGATTCCGCCGGTCGCGGATGGCGCGCTTCAGGAAGGATCTCTTCCGATCCCGCCGCACGGCGGAACATTGCAATACGAGTTCACGCCGAAGCCCGCCGGATTCCGCTGGTATCACTCGCACGCGTTTGCCGGACGCGATCTCTCGCGTTCGACATACAGCGGGCAGTTCGGTTTTCTCTACATCGACCCGTCGAACGATCCGGGCGCATTCGACCAGGAGCATTTCCTCGCCCTCCATGATTGGGCGCCGTATCTCACCGGCGGCGATGACGGATTCGAGAGCGTGGCGTACCGCTACAGCTCGATCAACGACAAGCTCCTGGGCCACGGAGAGCCGCTCCGCGTACGCGAAGGCGAGCGGGTGCTCCTTCACCTGCTCAACGCGAGTGCGACCGACTCGCACTGGATCGCGCTCGCCGGCCACCAGCTCACCGTGGTGGCAATGGACGGCAATCCGGTACCGACGCAGCAGACGCTCGATGTCGTGCGGATCGATCCGGGTGAACGGATCGACGCCGTCGTGGCGATGACGAATCCGGGGGTCTGGATTCTCGGTGAAGCGACGGAGGAAGTGCGCAGCGCCGGCATGGGGATTGTGGTGGAATACGCGGGACGAACCGGTGCGCCGAAGTGGCTCCCGGCCGCGAACAAGGTTCGCTGGAGCTACACCCTGTTCGGCAGCACCACGCCGGCAGAACTCGCCGCGGCAACGCCGGTGCCGCTCGTCTTCCAATCGGTCTTCCACGGGCACGGCGCGTTCGAGGGATGGTCGATCAACGGCAAGTCGTTCCCGCGCACCGACACCATCCGGCTGACGCGTGGCGAGCGATATCGCCTGATGTTCGACAATCGGTGCGCGGAGGACCATCCGTTGCATCTGCACCGGCACACGATGGAGCTCGTCTCGGCGGATGGGAAGCGCACGTCGGGGCTCCTCAAGGACGTGATCGTGGTCCCGGCGTATTCCAAGGTCGAGGCAGACGTTGTCGCCGACGATCCCGGCAAGGCGCTCTTCCATTGTCACCTGCAGGACCACATGGATTCCGGGTTCATGACGCTGTTCGACTACGCCTGA
- a CDS encoding SDR family oxidoreductase, which translates to MTDDIPQDFAGRVAIVTGAARGLGHAAAARLLARGASVAVNVRDAARADALARELGSRALAVPGDVTVDGVPADIAARTLDRFGRIDILVNNAALPLTTRFEQISAAEWRQAVEANLTAPFLLTRAVLPAMKQQQYGRVINMSSTAGRMVSTLGGAHYTATKTGLLGLTRAAAKELGLFGITVNAICPGMIDTELTRESATAEQLERLARSFPIPRLGTALEVADLIVFVASEAAGYLTGVSFDINGGDLMM; encoded by the coding sequence ATGACCGATGACATTCCGCAGGACTTTGCTGGTCGCGTCGCGATCGTGACCGGCGCTGCGCGCGGCCTCGGCCATGCCGCCGCGGCCCGCCTCCTCGCGCGCGGAGCGTCCGTGGCGGTCAACGTGCGCGACGCCGCCCGCGCCGATGCACTGGCGCGCGAACTCGGATCTCGCGCGCTCGCAGTGCCCGGTGATGTCACCGTCGATGGCGTCCCCGCCGACATCGCCGCGCGCACCCTCGACCGTTTCGGTCGCATCGACATCCTGGTCAACAACGCCGCCCTGCCGCTTACCACCCGCTTCGAACAGATCAGCGCCGCCGAATGGCGTCAGGCGGTCGAGGCGAATCTCACCGCACCGTTCCTGCTGACCCGTGCCGTCCTCCCGGCGATGAAGCAGCAGCAGTACGGCCGTGTGATCAACATGTCGTCCACCGCGGGGCGTATGGTGAGCACCCTCGGCGGCGCGCATTACACCGCGACGAAGACCGGCCTCCTCGGCCTTACGCGAGCGGCGGCGAAGGAGCTTGGTCTCTTCGGCATCACGGTGAACGCGATCTGTCCCGGGATGATCGATACCGAGCTCACTCGCGAGAGTGCCACCGCCGAACAGCTTGAGCGCCTCGCTCGCTCCTTTCCGATTCCACGCCTCGGCACCGCACTCGAGGTTGCCGACCTCATCGTCTTCGTTGCGTCGGAGGCCGCCGGATATCTCACCGGCGTCTCCTTCGACATCAACGGCGGCGACCTGATGATGTGA